The nucleotide sequence CGGGCATATCTTTGTTATTTGGGATGAGTCTTGAGGATGAATCTCGGCATCGATCGCCGATCGGCGATCGATCGCACTCCTCAACACGATTGCGCCAGCTTCAGGGGAGAGCCCCAAGCTTAAAGGTGATTCTATATTCATGCTGCGGGATCGATACATCCCGAGCGCCCTCTTTATATTTCTTAAAATTACTTAGGCTGTCGAGAATGGGAGCCTCTGGAGTGATAGCCTATAGGCACGTTCGTTGTGCGTTCTCAAAAGCGGATTTATGGAAACCAATTATCTGGGCCTGCTGGGGTTTATCTTGGTAGTCTTCGTGCCCGCCATTTTCTTAGTCATTCTCTACGTCCAAACTGCAAGTCAGGGCAAGTAGACTGTCTCGGGCACATGCCCTCAGACATCCCTCGCGTCTAGACTTGTGTTGAAAAAGCAGTCTCCCCCGCTGGAGAGGCTGCTTTTTTGTTGGGGCGATCGCCGGGTTCAATCGCGATCGACTACTGTATGCTTTGTCAGGACTCAATCTCGCCTGCGCTCTATTCCTCGTCGAGGGGTAACCCCGCTCGCACTCTACCTTTGCCGAAATAGCGCCCGAATTGCAGTTCGTAGACTTCGTCTTCAGCCTGGGTTTCCACCTCCAGCTCGGAGCGCGCATAGCTGACGCAGAGTAGCGCGTATCCCTGCGCCTTTAAGTCGCGGGAGAGTCCCATTGCTTCTGGCTGAAATACTTCTCCAGACTGAATGCGCACAGCACAGGCGGTACAGGCTCCATTCCGACAGGAAAAGGGCAGTTCTGCCCCTTGCTCCTCTGCAGTCTGCAAAATATAGCGATCGCGCGGCACTTCAACGGTGTAATGGCGATCGGTTTGGCGATGGTAAATGCGGACGGTATGGGTATCGGCAGACATGTTGGAAAACCCCAGAGGTGGCGGCAATTGCGGCATAGTGACCTTATTCAGCCTAAGCTAAGTCGGCAGATACGCTGTAATTGCATCGATCGCTCTCGATCGCTACTGCTGAATCCGTTGCGGGTGCAAAATTTTTCTCCGGCTTCACTGAGGCGATCGCTCCAGCCGCAAGCGCTTCAAGTTCCGTCAAGCCTATGACAACGTCAGTTCGACGGGTGTCTGGCCCTCAGGTATGACAGTATTGGGGTT is from Synechococcus sp. PCC 7336 and encodes:
- a CDS encoding 2Fe-2S iron-sulfur cluster-binding protein — protein: MSADTHTVRIYHRQTDRHYTVEVPRDRYILQTAEEQGAELPFSCRNGACTACAVRIQSGEVFQPEAMGLSRDLKAQGYALLCVSYARSELEVETQAEDEVYELQFGRYFGKGRVRAGLPLDEE
- the psbM gene encoding photosystem II reaction center protein PsbM, yielding METNYLGLLGFILVVFVPAIFLVILYVQTASQGK